In Vibrio sp. 10N, the following proteins share a genomic window:
- the pyrE gene encoding orotate phosphoribosyltransferase: MKAYQREFIEFALEKEVLKFGEFTLKSGRKSPYFFNAGLFNTGRDLARLGRFYAAALADSGIEFDVLFGPAYKGIPIATTTAVALADHHDIDTPYCFNRKEAKDHGEGGNLVGSALEGRIMLVDDVITAGTAIRESMEIIKANGADLAGVLVAIDRQEKGKGELSAIQEVERDFGCAVISIVSLTDLITYLEEKGGNAEHLEAVKAYRAEFGI; the protein is encoded by the coding sequence ATGAAAGCATACCAGCGTGAATTTATTGAATTTGCATTAGAGAAAGAAGTCCTAAAATTTGGCGAGTTTACCCTTAAATCTGGTCGTAAAAGTCCTTACTTCTTCAACGCTGGGCTTTTCAATACTGGTCGTGACCTAGCACGTCTAGGCCGCTTCTACGCAGCTGCATTAGCGGACTCAGGCATTGAGTTTGACGTGCTATTTGGCCCAGCTTACAAAGGCATCCCAATTGCAACGACAACGGCGGTAGCACTCGCTGATCACCACGATATCGACACTCCTTACTGTTTCAACCGTAAGGAAGCGAAAGACCACGGTGAAGGTGGCAACCTAGTGGGTAGCGCACTCGAAGGTCGTATTATGCTGGTGGATGACGTGATCACAGCGGGTACTGCGATTCGTGAGTCAATGGAAATCATCAAAGCCAACGGTGCTGACCTAGCGGGCGTGCTAGTTGCGATTGACCGTCAAGAAAAAGGCAAGGGTGAGCTTTCTGCCATTCAAGAAGTGGAACGAGACTTTGGCTGCGCGGTGATTTCTATCGTCAGTCTGACAGACCTTATCACTTACCTTGAAGAGAAAGGTGGTAATGCTGAGCACCTTGAAGCGGTGAAAGCGTACCGTGCAGAGTTTGGTATTTAA
- a CDS encoding ArnT family glycosyltransferase, which produces MNKQRTLWFLLIGALLIRLLSLGFYPLMDTTESRYGEMARMMVETGNWLTPLFDYGVPFWGKPPLFTWMSAASVELFGLSEFTLRLPHWLAGVLVVAAAAWFAKKNGYNPLVAAVVLSTTLVFSISAGAVMTDMALTMGLALAMVGFYQCWRGETLWGYVGFIGLAIGLLAKGPVAIVLFGLAVFPWMVIQHGLIGAFVELWRRFPLIKGTLLMLAIALPWYIMAERATPGFIDYFIVGEHYKRFVEPGWTGDLYGSGHEEPKGKIWFFWLLAVLPWSLILPVLMLVRAKFGLEQAKQNHGFTSFAIWWALSPLILFTVSSNILPTYVLPGTPAIGLLIAIFWKNKDTIWLTIAALVVPVALIAATYMLSTGKIADNSDKHLIESLDPDVRVFYKYPRSYSGQYYSFGQAKVLRTDDQLEGLDQFYLITFKDRMAYDYPYYQEKFDCSDVVAESHNRGAILCKVKP; this is translated from the coding sequence ATAAATAAACAGCGAACGCTGTGGTTCCTACTCATTGGCGCTTTGTTAATTCGCCTACTCTCACTTGGGTTCTATCCGCTAATGGACACAACTGAGTCGCGCTACGGTGAAATGGCGCGCATGATGGTGGAAACTGGTAACTGGCTAACGCCTTTGTTTGATTACGGCGTCCCATTTTGGGGTAAGCCGCCACTCTTTACGTGGATGAGCGCTGCGAGCGTCGAGCTCTTTGGGCTGTCAGAGTTTACTTTGCGCTTACCACATTGGCTTGCGGGTGTATTGGTGGTTGCTGCCGCCGCTTGGTTTGCAAAAAAGAATGGTTACAATCCACTGGTTGCCGCAGTCGTGCTGTCGACCACGCTCGTGTTCTCCATCTCAGCGGGCGCTGTAATGACCGATATGGCACTCACTATGGGTCTTGCGCTTGCCATGGTTGGTTTCTACCAATGTTGGCGCGGTGAAACACTTTGGGGTTATGTAGGCTTCATTGGTCTTGCTATTGGCCTACTGGCTAAAGGTCCGGTTGCGATTGTTCTATTTGGCCTGGCTGTCTTCCCATGGATGGTGATTCAACATGGTCTCATTGGCGCGTTCGTTGAGCTATGGCGCCGCTTCCCACTAATTAAGGGAACACTGCTGATGTTAGCCATAGCACTGCCTTGGTACATCATGGCAGAGCGTGCTACGCCTGGATTTATCGATTACTTTATTGTCGGCGAGCACTACAAGCGCTTTGTCGAACCTGGCTGGACTGGCGATCTTTATGGTTCTGGTCACGAAGAGCCTAAAGGTAAAATTTGGTTCTTCTGGCTATTAGCCGTACTCCCTTGGTCACTCATTCTGCCAGTACTCATGTTAGTGCGTGCCAAGTTTGGCCTTGAGCAAGCAAAGCAAAACCACGGTTTCACTAGCTTTGCTATTTGGTGGGCATTGTCACCGCTTATTTTGTTCACGGTTTCAAGTAATATTTTGCCGACCTACGTACTACCAGGCACACCAGCGATTGGTCTATTGATTGCGATTTTCTGGAAGAACAAAGATACCATTTGGTTGACGATTGCTGCGCTGGTTGTCCCTGTAGCACTGATCGCAGCGACGTACATGCTGTCGACGGGGAAAATTGCCGATAACAGTGATAAACATCTGATTGAGAGCCTAGACCCTGATGTGCGCGTGTTCTACAAATACCCACGCTCATATTCAGGTCAATATTACAGCTTTGGTCAAGCCAAAGTACTGCGCACTGACGATCAACTTGAAGGACTCGATCAGTTCTATCTGATCACCTTCAAAGACCGAATGGCCTATGACTACCCATACTATCAAGAGAAGTTTGATTGTAGTGATGTCGTTGCTGAAAGCCACAACCGCGGTGCTATTCTGTGTAAGGTGAAACCCTAG